One Campylobacter sp. RM16192 genomic region harbors:
- the purQ gene encoding phosphoribosylformylglycinamidine synthase I has product MKVAIVLFPGTNCEADTKYAFDLLGCETEIIWHKQDSINADLIVLPGGFSYGDYLRTAAIAKFSPAMKAVVDHAKKGGYILGICNGFQMLTELKLLDGAMRRNENLSFISKYHHLKVISNKNLFLSNLQEEEIVAMPIAHGEGNFYTDEDTLKSMYDNEQVLLKYCDKDGNDLNPNGSIDSIAGICDKNKKIFGLMPHPERACEKILGGDDGLRMLKGLVC; this is encoded by the coding sequence ATGAAAGTAGCGATAGTTCTTTTTCCAGGAACAAACTGTGAAGCGGATACAAAATACGCATTTGATCTTTTAGGATGCGAAACAGAAATCATCTGGCATAAGCAAGATAGTATAAATGCGGACTTGATAGTTCTTCCTGGTGGATTTAGCTATGGAGACTACCTAAGAACGGCAGCTATTGCCAAATTTTCTCCAGCCATGAAAGCCGTCGTAGATCATGCTAAAAAAGGCGGATATATCCTAGGAATTTGCAATGGTTTTCAAATGCTAACAGAGCTAAAATTGCTTGATGGGGCAATGAGAAGAAATGAGAATTTGAGCTTCATTTCAAAGTATCACCATTTAAAAGTAATTTCAAACAAAAATTTATTTCTCTCAAATTTACAAGAAGAAGAAATAGTTGCCATGCCAATAGCTCACGGTGAAGGAAATTTCTATACTGATGAAGATACTTTAAAAAGCATGTATGACAACGAGCAAGTGCTTTTAAAATATTGTGATAAAGATGGAAATGATCTAAATCCAAACGGCTCGATAGATAGTATCGCTGGAATTTGTGATAAAAATAAAAAGATTTTCGGACTTATGCCACATCCGGAAAGAGCATGCGAGAAAATCTTAGGTGGAGATGACGGACTTAGGATGCTTAAAGGGCTAGTTTGTTAA
- the purC gene encoding phosphoribosylaminoimidazolesuccinocarboxamide synthase — MEKKELIYEGKGKKMYATDDADLLIAEFKDDLTAFDAQKRGNEAGKGALNNKISTQLFNLLKEKGIETHLVKTLNDTEQLIKKCKIIPLEVVVRNIATGSLTKRLAIPDGTVLPFALVELYYKDDALHDPLVNDEHCLAMGLVKSENDLNRLKHLGREINSVLFKFFADRKLKLVDFKVEFGVDKDGNIILADEISPDSCRFWDADTNEKLDKDRFRQDIGNVKVAYEEVLRRILS, encoded by the coding sequence ATGGAGAAAAAAGAGTTAATCTACGAAGGAAAAGGCAAAAAGATGTACGCGACTGATGACGCGGATCTTTTGATAGCTGAGTTTAAAGACGACTTAACGGCTTTTGACGCTCAAAAGAGAGGAAACGAGGCTGGAAAAGGCGCTCTAAATAATAAAATTTCAACGCAACTTTTCAATCTTTTAAAAGAAAAGGGTATAGAAACTCACTTGGTAAAAACACTTAACGATACTGAACAACTGATTAAAAAATGCAAAATCATCCCTCTTGAAGTAGTAGTAAGAAATATAGCTACGGGTTCACTTACTAAGCGCCTGGCTATACCTGACGGAACAGTTTTGCCTTTTGCTTTGGTTGAGCTATATTACAAAGACGATGCACTACATGATCCTTTGGTGAACGATGAGCACTGCTTGGCAATGGGGCTTGTAAAGAGCGAAAATGACCTTAATAGACTAAAGCATCTAGGTAGAGAGATAAATTCTGTATTGTTTAAATTTTTTGCGGATAGAAAGTTAAAACTTGTTGATTTCAAAGTCGAATTTGGCGTAGATAAAGATGGAAATATTATACTTGCAGACGAAATTAGTCCTGACAGCTGCAGATTTTGGGATGCAGATACAAATGAAAAGCTTGACAAAGATAGATTTAGACAAGATATTGGAAATGTAAAAGTAGCCTACGAAGAGGTTTTAAGAAGAATTTTATCATAA
- the purS gene encoding phosphoribosylformylglycinamidine synthase subunit PurS — MKAIVNVSLKNGVLDPQGKAVEHALGSLGFNGISNVRVGKQIVLDINAKDKDEAKKALANMCEELLANTVIEDYEIIV, encoded by the coding sequence ATGAAAGCTATAGTAAACGTATCGCTTAAAAATGGAGTTTTGGATCCTCAAGGAAAGGCTGTAGAACACGCACTTGGCTCGCTCGGATTTAACGGTATATCAAACGTAAGAGTCGGAAAACAAATCGTTCTTGACATAAATGCTAAGGATAAAGATGAGGCTAAAAAAGCTCTTGCAAATATGTGTGAAGAGCTTTTAGCGAACACAGTTATAGAAGATTACGAGATAATAGTATGA
- a CDS encoding S41 family peptidase, with protein MSKKGIFFTSGLVSAALAATLITANLNAKNNEDDASARVEALSKLTKTISTVEKYYVDDMKFKEIVDKAIEGLLNNLDAHSGYLSEKAFKDMQVQTNGEFGGLGITVGIKDGALTVISPIEGTPADKAGVKSGDIILRIDGNATLGTTIEEAVNKMRGKPKTPITITIVRKGEPKPFDIKLIRDIISVESVYAKMIENENILYLRVTNFDKHVTQKAEDFIKKYPKAEGIVLDLRNNPGGLLNQAVGLTNLFVDSGIIVSQKGRNSSENSEYKASRSNKITNLPLAVLVNGGSASASEIVSGSLQDHKRAVVVGENTFGKGSVQIILPVDGKEALRLTIARYYLPSGRTIQAVGVTPDIKVFPGKVPQEESSMFAIKESELKKHLENELTKISDHKKDANLTAKKDETKEDKTILAQAKVNEDMQLKSAIDAIKVLKIK; from the coding sequence TTGAGCAAGAAAGGGATTTTTTTCACTTCAGGGTTGGTTTCTGCAGCACTTGCCGCCACATTAATCACAGCAAACCTGAATGCAAAAAACAATGAAGATGATGCGAGTGCAAGAGTAGAAGCTCTATCTAAACTTACAAAGACAATATCAACAGTTGAAAAGTACTATGTAGACGATATGAAATTTAAAGAGATTGTGGATAAAGCCATAGAAGGGCTTTTAAACAATCTTGATGCACATTCTGGCTATCTAAGCGAAAAAGCTTTTAAGGATATGCAAGTGCAAACAAACGGTGAATTTGGAGGACTTGGTATAACGGTAGGGATTAAAGATGGCGCACTGACAGTTATATCGCCTATCGAAGGCACTCCTGCAGATAAAGCAGGCGTAAAAAGCGGAGATATCATCCTAAGGATAGATGGCAACGCAACTCTTGGCACAACGATAGAAGAAGCCGTTAATAAGATGCGTGGCAAACCAAAGACACCAATTACCATAACTATAGTGCGAAAAGGCGAGCCAAAGCCGTTTGACATAAAACTAATTCGCGACATAATCTCAGTGGAATCAGTATACGCAAAGATGATAGAAAATGAAAATATACTATATCTTAGAGTAACAAATTTCGATAAACATGTTACTCAGAAAGCTGAAGATTTTATTAAAAAATATCCAAAAGCGGAAGGTATTGTTCTAGATCTTCGTAATAACCCTGGTGGACTTTTAAATCAAGCTGTAGGACTTACAAATTTATTCGTAGATAGCGGAATAATCGTATCTCAAAAAGGAAGAAATTCGAGCGAAAATTCCGAATACAAGGCATCAAGAAGTAACAAGATAACAAATCTTCCTTTGGCTGTATTAGTAAATGGAGGAAGTGCAAGCGCTAGCGAGATTGTAAGCGGTTCTCTACAAGATCACAAAAGAGCTGTTGTAGTAGGAGAAAACACCTTTGGCAAAGGAAGTGTGCAGATAATATTACCTGTAGATGGCAAAGAGGCTCTAAGGCTTACTATAGCTAGATACTACCTGCCAAGCGGACGCACAATACAAGCAGTAGGTGTAACTCCGGATATAAAAGTATTTCCCGGCAAGGTTCCTCAGGAAGAATCAAGTATGTTTGCGATAAAAGAGAGTGAGTTAAAAAAACATCTTGAAAATGAACTAACAAAAATTTCAGATCATAAAAAAGATGCGAATTTAACAGCTAAAAAAGATGAAACAAAAGAAGATAAAACTATACTGGCTCAAGCAAAAGTAAATGAAGACATGCAACTAAAATCTGCTATAGATGCTATAAAAGTGTTAAAAATCAAATAA